A stretch of the Papaver somniferum cultivar HN1 chromosome 6, ASM357369v1, whole genome shotgun sequence genome encodes the following:
- the LOC113288134 gene encoding OBERON-like protein: MEATPPNNNFPHQPSPRMLPPRKQPRDLQTSLSLDNRGSRGSPDLQEPVSISEQVRASPSESASSRETWPTNDNGKRVENEKEGENDCPDQSVIRRVFSSDKLSLRDLAKERVEIISERMHVLPDELGEELKSELRVILEGTGGSQHREEYMILQKLVHSRDDLNAITLMRAHRVHLEILVAIKTGIQAFLHPNISLSQTSLIEVFVYKRCRNIACQNQLPADDCSCEICTNRNGFCNLCMCTICNKFDFEVNTFRWIGCDSCSHWTHTDCAIREGQVTMGTCVKSGASPSEMLFRCRACNRTSELLGWVKDVFQHCAPSWDRDALIRELDVVSRIFRGSEDPRGRKLFWKCEELGEKMKSGVAEAIAGKVMMLFLQELEIDPIKNIEVEEGGHLIAPQEACNKIAEVVRETIRKMEMVAEEKMRMFKKARLDFEACDKELEDKVREATEIKMDKQRKKQQIDELESIVRLKMAESDMFQLKATEAREEAEKLQRIMLAKTEKTEDYTSRYLKQRLNEAELEKQYLFEKIKLQESARASQSSSRGSDPSQLIMMSKIQDYLKNV; encoded by the exons ATGGAGGCTACACCTCCTAATAATAATTTCCCACACCAACCATCTCCAAGAATGTTACCTCCACGAAAGCAACCTAGAGATTTACAGACATCATTATCTCTAGATAATAGGGGGTCTCGTGGGTCTCCTGATTTACAAGAACCTGTATCAATTTCTGAACAAGTTCGTGCATCTCCGTCTGAAAGTGCGAGTTCGCGTGAAACATGGCCGACTAATGATAATGGAAAGAGGGTTGAAAATGAGAAAGAAGGAGAGAATGATTGTCCTGATCAGTCTGTTATTCGTCGGGTTTTTAGTTCTGATAAGTTATCTCTTCGGGATTTAGCCAAGGAAAGAGTTGAGATAATCTCAGAGAGGATGCACGTTTTGCCAGATGAGTTAGGGGAAGAGCTGAAGAGTGAGTTACGCGTCATTCTTGAAGGGACTGGTGGTTCTCAGCATAGAGAAGAGTATATGATTCTACAGAAACTTGTCCATAGTAGAGATGATTTGAATGCTATAACCTTAATGAGGGCGCATCGGGTACATctcgagatacttgttgcaatcAAAACAGGAATTCAGGCATTTTTGCATCCGAACATTAGTCTCTCTCAAACTTCACTCATCGAGGTATTTGTGTACAAGAGGTGTAGAAATATAGCATGCCAAAACCAGCTTCCAGCTGATGACTGTAGTTGTGAAATATGTACCAATAGAAATGGTTTCTGCAATCTTTGCATGTGTACGATATGTAACAAATTTGATTTTGAGGTGAACACATTCAGATGGATTGGTTGTGATTCGTGTTCTCATTGGACTCACACCGACTGTGCAATCCGTGAAGGGCAAGTGACCATGGGCACATGTGTTAAGAGTGGTGCAAGTCCCAGTGAGATGCTTTTCAGGTGCCGAGCTTGTAATAGGACATCGGAATTGTTAGGGTGGGTTAAAGATGTGTTCCAACACTGTGCACCTAGTTGGGACCGGGATGCTCTGATTAGGGAGCTTGATGTTGTCAGTAGGATCTTCCGCGGAAGTGAAGATCCAAGGGGGAGAAAGTTGTTTTGGAAGTGTGAGGAACTTGGAGAAAAGATGAAGTCTGGAGTAGCAGAAGCAATTGCGGGCAAAGTGATGATGTTATTCCTCCAAG AGCTTGAGATAGACCCCATAAAGAACATAGAAGTAGAAGAAGGCGGCCATTTGATCGCACCACAGGAAGCTTGCAATAAGATTGCAGAAGTAGTACGGGAGACAATCCGGAAGATGGAAATGGTGGCTGAGGAGAAAATGCGGATGTTCAAGAAAGCCCGTCTAGATTTTGAGGCTTGTGACAAAGAACTTGAGGACAAGGTAAGGGAAGCGACAGAGATAAAGATGGACAAGCAAAGGAAAAAGCAGCAGATTGACGAGCTGGAGAGCATTGTAAGGCTTAAGATGGCTGAATCTGATATGTTCCAGCTCAAGGCCACTGAAGCGAGGGAGGAAGCTGAAAAGCTTCAGAGGATTATGCTTGCCAAAACTGAGAAAACGGAGGATTATACCAGTAGGTACCTCAAGCAACGGTTGAATGAGGCTGAGCTTGAGAAGCAGTATCTATTTGAGAAGATAAAGCTTCAGGAGAGTGCAAGAGCATCACAAAGCAGCAGCAGAGGTAGCGATCCGTCACAGTTGATTATGATGTCTAAGATCCAGGACTATCTGAAGAATGTTTAG
- the LOC113288133 gene encoding DUF21 domain-containing protein At1g55930, chloroplastic-like — protein MNLVAEGSIFSRPTIICKPNKFQVFSLYNRQLKFSSNTSSSVLPFPIRITNNHYKFSSSVPTNFSRGKFDKANGFEIRANLDSVDEEKKIDCSIGNEKLDFLKVLMKGLFIMSAMVCGVFVFQCGKVYAMEGVINNGLEQGKSVLKAAWPKLKQVLCVFKEQGLLLAALLSLSAFFSMAETSITTLWPWKIRELAEKEPENGVFRMLRTDVTRFLTTILIGTTVVNIAATALVTDAATAIYGEAGVTAATGVMTVVLLLFTEITPKSIAVHHATEVARVVVRPVAWLSLILYPVGRVVTFLSMGILKMLGLKGRSEPYVTEEELKLMLRGAELSGAIEEEEQDMIENVLEIKDTHVREVMTPLIDVVAIDASATLIDFHNLWVTHQYSRVPVFEQRIDNIVGIAYAMDLLDEAHKGEFLESCKVGHMAHKPAYFVPDSMLVWNLLREFRIRKVHMAIVLNEYGGTVGIVTLEDVVEEIVGEIFDENDSKEEIQRKTGNVVMRAEGIYDVDANTSIDQLSEELHVKIPEGNQYETVSGFICEAFGYIPRTGESIKIVLEKENRDNNDEYTNGKSERQRQNEKNQFFKLEVLAGNARKVSAIRFECINNDDVKLETKEVTRLVPRITKRKSGGADGSYRSDDSDGESDRDDDNDEPQVHERLEDNVFNIFSAGAHEDDRDNNTHNNIKQ, from the exons ATGAATTTAGTAGCAGAAGGTTCCATTTTTTCTCGCCCCACAATCATATGTAAACCCAATAAGTTCCAAGTTTTCTCTCTTTACAATCGTCAACTCAAGTTTTCTTCTAATACTTCTTCTTCTGTTCTACCTTTTCCAATTCGAATAACAAATAATCactacaaattttcttcttctgtcCCCACAAATTTCTCCAGAGGAAAGTTTGATAAAGCAAATGGTTTCGAAATTAGGGCTAATTTGGACTCTGTGGATGAGGAAAAGAAGATTGATTGCTCAATTGGGAATGAAAAGTTGGATTTTTTGAAGGTTTTGATGAAGGGTTTGTTTATAATGAGTGCAATGGTTTGTGGGGTTTTTGTATTTCAATGTGGGAAGGTTTATGCAATGGAAGGAGTGATTAATAATGGTTTAGAACAAGGTAAATCGGTACTTAAAGCTGCATGGCCAAAATTAAAGCAGGTTTTATGTGTTTTTAAAGAACAAGGTTTGCTTTTGGCTGCTCTTTTGAGTTTATCTGCATTTTTTTCAATGGCGGAGACTTCAATCACTACGTTATGGCCTTGGAAG ATACGTGAATTGGCTGAAAAAGAGCCCGAGAATGGCGTATTTAGAATGCTTCGTACTGATGTTACTAGATTCCTGACAACCATTCTTATCGGCACGAC CGTGGTCAATATTGCGGCAACTGCACTAGTCACAGATGCTGCGACAGCTATTTATGGTGAAGCTGGTGTTACTGCTGCAACTGGAGTTATGACA GTTGTTCTTTTGCTTTTTACGGAAATTACTCCGAAAAGTATAGCTGTTCATCATGCAACTGAGGTTGCTAGGGTTGTG GTCAGGCCAGTGGCGTGGCTTTCGTTGATATTGTATCCTGTTGGAAGAGTTGTTACCTTTCTTTCAATGGGAATCCTGAAAATGCTTGGTTTAAAAGGAAGAAG TGAACCATACGTTACTGAGGAGGAATTGAAGTTGATGTTGCGAGGAGCTGAGCTGAGTGGGGCAATAGAGGAGGAAGAGCAG GATATGATAGAGAATGTATTAGAAATAAAAGATACACATGTACGGGAGGTGATGACACCTCTGATAGATGTTGTTGCTATTGATGCTAGTGCAACACTTATTGACTTCCATAACCTGTGGGTGACTCATCAATACTCAAG GGTGCCTGTTTTTGAGCAGCGTATAGACAATATAGTAGGTATTGCGTATGCAATGGATCTGCTGGATGAAGCTCACAAG GGCGAGTTTCTAGAAAGTTGTAAAGTGGGGCACATGGCACATAAGCCTGCATACTTTGTGCCTG ATTCAATGTTGGTCTGGAATCTACTGAGAGAATTCCGCATCAGGAAGGTTCACATGGCCATTGTACTTAACGAATATGGTGGAACTGTTGGA ATAGTGACACTGGAAGATGTTGTTGAAGAAATCGTTGGAGAAATATTTGACGAAAATGATTCAAAG GAGGAGATCCAAAGGAAAACAGGGAATGTTGTGATGCGAGCAGAAGGGATATATGATGTGGATGCAAATACGTCAATTGATCAGCTCTCCGAAGAACTGCATGTCAAAATACCAGAG GGTAATCAGTATGAGACTGTGTCAGGTTTTATCTGTGAGGCATTTGGATACATTCCCAGGACAGGTGAGAGTATCAAGATTGTGCTTGAGAAAGAAAACCGAGATAATAATGATGAGTATACCAATGGAAAATCAGAACGACAACGACAAAACGAAAAGAATCAGTTTTTTAAACTTGAG GTATTGGCCGGAAATGCAAGAAAAGTGAGTGCTATTCGATTTGAATGTATTAACAATGATGATGTAAAATTAGAAACCAAGGAGGTTACTCGTTTGGTCCCAAGAATCACAAAAAGAAAATCAGGTGGTGCTGATGGTTCATATAGAAGTGATGACTCGGATGGTGAGTCGGATAGGGATGATGACAATGATGAGCCTCAAGTCCATGAGAGATTGGAGGACAATGTCTTCAATATATTTTCAGCCGGTGCACATGAAGATGATCGTGACAATAATACTCATAATAATATTAAACAGTAG